The Paenibacillus sp. FSL R7-0345 DNA segment TGGTAAGTCAACGATTATCCAGCTGATGATGCGTGCTTACGATGTGAATGAGGGCAGTATCACGCTGGATGGTACAGACATCCGTGAGTTCAATGTGCGCAGTCTGCGTTCACAGATTTCAACCGTGTTCCAGGAGACGTTCCTGTTCTCCTCGTCTATCCGTAACAATATTTCCTACGGTCTCAAAAATGTTAGCATGGAGGAAATTATCCGTGCAGCCCAGCTTGCCAAGGCGCATGATTTTATCATGGAGATGCCGGAAGGGTATGATACGGTGGTCGGCGAGCGGGGAATGGGGCTCTCCGGCGGCCAGAAGCAGCGGATTGCCATCGCCAGGGCATTGCTGAAGGATCCGCGGATTCTCATCCTGGATGATGCGACAAGCGCCGTCGATATGGAAACAGAGCATGAGATTCAGGCCGGTTTCCAGGAGGTTATGCGCGGGCGCACCACATTGATTATTGCCCACCGGATTTCCTCGCTGCGTCATGCCGACCAGATCATTGTGATGGATCAGGGGTGCATGGTGCAGAAGGGAACGCATAACGAGCTGATTGAGATTCCGGGACCTTATCAGGATGTATACCGGATTCAATATGCCGATTATCTGGCCAGGACGCAGGATAGAGGGGAGGGAACGGAGCATGGAGCTTGAAAAGAAACAAGCGGCGGGAGGACCTGCCGGCAAACCCGGTAAACCGGGCAAGACTGCCGCGGGGCAGCTCCTGGAAGAACGGTTTGTATACAAGGACGATGACCAGATCGACAAAGCATTTGACTGGAAGCAGTTCACCCGGCTGTTCGGCTACATGAAGCCTTATGCCAGGCAGATGCTGCCGATCGTCTCGGTGCTGATGATTCTGGGTACGATAACCAAGCTGACCGTTCCTTTCTTGACCAGTATGGCCATTGATAAGGCGATTGCACCCAAGGAAGGGAGCCCCAGCTTAACCCTGTTGTATACATTGACGGCGAGCGTAATTGTACTCTATCTGATCCAGTGGATCGCCGGGGTGTACCGGATCAAGTATACCAATGTGATCGGCCAGCGGGTTATTTACGACCTGCGTTCAGATCTGTTCCGGCACATCCAGAAGCTGTCGTTCAACTTCTTTGATAAAAGACCGGCCGGCTCCGTACTGGTACGGGTGACGAATGATATCAACTCCCTGCAGGACCTGTTCACGAACGGGGTTGTCAATCTGATGATTGACTGTGTGCAGCTTGTCGGGATTATGGTCATCCTGCTGCTGATTAACTGGAAGCTCGGACTTGCTGTTATGATTACTGTACCGATTATGTTCTTTGTGTCTACCAAACTGCGTCAGAAAATCCGGATCGCCTGGCAGGATGTGCGGATGAAAAATTCGCGGATCAACTCCCATCTAAATGAGTCGATTCAGGGTATCCGGGTGACTCAGGCGTATACGCAGGAACAGGAGAACATGCATTATTTTGACGCGATGAATATGGATAGCCGTAAATCCTGGAACAGGGCTTCGGCGATGAACCAGGCGTTTGGTCCGATCATCGAGGTTACCGGCGGTATCGGCACCATGATTCTGTTCTGGTTCGGGGCTTACCTGATTCAGTCAGGCGACCTGACCGTGGGTTATCTGGTGGCGTTCAGCACATATGTCAGCAATTTCTGGGACCCGATTAACCGGCTGGGCCAGATGTACAATCAGCTGCTGGTGGCGATGGCTTCTTCTGAGCGTATTTTTGAGTATCTGGATGAGCAGCCTGCGGTTCAGGATAAGCCGGATGCGAAGCCGCTGCCGAAGATCCAGGGGGATATCAGCTTTAAGAATGTTGTATTTGAATATGAAAAAGGTCGTGCGGCGCTCAAGGGTATCTCGCTTAACGTCAAGGCAGGCCAGTCCATTGCGCTTGTCGGGCATACCGGCTCAGGGAAGAGCACCATCATCAACCTGATCGGACGTTTCTATGATATTAAAAGCGGCGAACTGACGATCGACGGCCGGGATGTGCGGGATGTTAAACTGCAGAGCCTGCGTGAGCAGATCGGTATCGTGCTGCAGGATACATTCATTTTCTCGGGTACGATCCGTGATAATATCCGTTTTGGACGGCTGGATGCCACCGACCAGGAAGTTGAAGAGGTCGCCAAAGCGGTGGATGCACATGAATTTATTATGACGCTGCCTAAGGGCTATGAGACCGAGGTAGAGGAACGGGGAAGCGCCTTGTCGATGGGACAGCGCCAGCTGCTCTCCTTTGCCCGGGCACTGCTGGCCGACCCGCGGATTCTGATTCTGGATGAGGCAACAGCCAGCATCGACACCGAGACAGAGATCAAAATTCAGGATGCGCTGAAAATTCTGCTGCAGGGCCGGACCTCCTTCATTGTTGCCCACAGGCTCTCCACGATCCGCCATGCTGATAAAATCGTTGTGCTGGATCACGGTGAAATCAAGGAAGAGGGCAACCATGCCGAGCTTACTGAACGCGATGGTATTTATAACGGATTAATTGAAGCACAATTCCGCTTCCTGTAGCCGTAAACAGCAGCAGCCCGTTCCTGGTTATCAGGTTACGGGCTGCTGTTTTATGTTACTCTGCAAAGGAAGAGGAGGCAGGCAGCTCTCTGCCGTGCAGCCGTTCCCATTCTGTCCAGGGCATAATCTCAAGCTCCGGTCTGGACGCATCCGGCAGCATGGCAATCAGCTCCAGGGAATGGCCGTCCGGATCATCGAAGTAGATCGATACCGCCGGCATGAAGGGGAAGACCAGCAGCTCTTCAACGCTCTCCCCCCGGAAATTCTCGGCCTTGATGCCCAGCCCTTCAAGGTAGGTGCGGGCCCGCAGCATATCCTCCAGCTCTATTCTGAAGGCGAAATGCTGGCGCTGGACGAGCGGAGACGGATAATTCTCCCGTATGCCCAGCATAGCCTCCCCGGGTTGGCCGACCCAGTAAAATTTAGACTTGCGGACAGGGTCGTCAAGCAGCGGAATAATCCCTAGCAGCTGCTCATAAAATGCTGCTGACCGAATATAGCTGTTAACATTAATATGGGTTTCAAAAATGCCAGTAATCATAGTGTTCAACTCCCGGATGCATTATTCCTTTATCGTGCCTTTATCATAAAACATGAGCTTCAGGCTGCTCAAGCCCGCTGCTATTTGCGCCTTTTGGCAGCTTTGCCGCTGCTTTGTACCTCCAGCAGCTGTGCCCGGATCTCCTCCTGCCAGACCGTATCCCCAGTCTGTGCTGCGAGCTGTCCCTCGATGTTCAGACGGCCCATTTCCCAGCAGTATACAGCATTGGCTTGCAGGCAGTGCTGCTGTTCGCTGGTTTCTTCCGGAGTGAGCGGCCGCTTGCTGCTTATAGCATATAGCTCAGCCAGCCGCTGATGAATCAGTAACATACTCCACCTCCGTTATTTTAGCTGTCTTAACAGCCTGGCCAGAGAAACAGGAGTTCAAACAACTGCTATACAAGCCGTCAAATAGGATTGCTTAATGACCTCTATGACACAAAAAAAGAGACTCCAGCTGCCGTCATCTGCTTAGGAGTCTCTTTCCTTATTCCATGTAAATTTCCACTACATTCACATGGCGTTCACGGGACAAATCCAGAAACTTGCTGTCAATCTGAACCAGCGGACGGAAGACATCAAGCGGATTGTTCATAATGATAACACCCGTATCTCCAGTATTGAGCAGCACTTTTTTGTTGATGAAATTAGGCATCAGATGTTCGATAAAGGCCTGTACATGTCTCCCGTTCAGCTTGCCGAAGCTGAGTGAATGAAGCTCCCGCAGGACGGAGAGGAATTCCTGCTTCGACTGGTAGGCCCGCTGTGAGGTCATCGCACTGTATGTGTCCGCAACGGCAGCAATCTGGGCATAAGGATGAATCTCTGCTCTGGTCAGATTGTGCGGATAGCCTGTGCCGTCATCCCGCTCATGATGCTGCAGGGCAATAATTGCCGTTAAAGGGTCATTCATGGAGCTGCGGATAATTTCATTGCCGTATAGGGTATGTAGCTTTACTTCTTCATATTCCTGGGTTGTAAGCTTACCTGGTTTGTGTAGAATAGACGGGGAAATCTGGCAATTACCGATATCGATTAAATATCCGGCCCTTCCGATTTCATAACACTCCTGCTTGGAATAACCGAGCCATGATGCAATATAATAGGATAGCATGCCAACCTGCAGAGAATGGTTATAAGTGTAATTATCTTCCCTGTCCAGCATCATCAGCAGCGTTACTACATCTTTGTGCTGGTCCAGTGCCTGCAGGGTAGGCTGAAGAATATCATCGACCACCGACTGGTTGAAGCTTCCCCGGGTCAATGCTTCCAGATATAAGGATTCAAAGCCTTCAATACTGCTGTCAAAGTTTGCGTTTACAGTCTCAATGACCGAAGAGCTGCCCGAGGGAATGACGGGCTGTTCCCGCATACTCTCGATATCCACATAATCAATGCCGTGTTGTATCAACCGGGTGATTTCCTTTAGCCGGAGGCGCGATCCTTTTCGTAAAATATGTAGGCCTCTCGAACTAAAAGTATCCGACCGCAGATAATCACCTGCTTTAAGGTCCGTGACGTGTACTCTCAATGCTATGCCACCTTACTTATAGTAATTTGTACCCAGCATAGCAACAAAAAAGAAATTATTCAATGGTTTTGCGATAAGGATTACAGGGATTTGTAGTCTTTTGCTTTCGGATCAGAGTCTACCCAGGCTTCACCGGATTCATTGATATCCTTCTTCCATACCGGTACATCAGCTTTCAGCTTTTCAATGGCATAGCGGCTTGCTTCATAACAGATATCACGGTGGGCGGCGGAGACGGCAATAATTACACTGGCCTCCTTAAGTCCTACAAGACCCGTACGGTGTGCAATTGCGCAATGGGCATTCCAGCGGGTCTGGACATCATTGCCGATTTCCTGGAGCTTGGCAAGTGCCATAGGAGTATAGGCTTCATAATGAAGGGCTGTAGTTCTTTGGTCACCGGTCATTTCTCTGGTTGTGCCTACAAATACAAGGGAAGCGCCGTGATTCTTATCCAGCACCTTGTCCAACAGCACTTCTGCATTCAGTGGCTGGCCGGAAATGATGAATAAACCGTCGGCTGTCTCCCCGTCCGTTCCGGCAGGCTCTCCGCCGGATACCGGCGGGATCAGCGCCACTTCGGAATCTGCTGTGACAGGTGTATCATCAGGCGCGTATTCATGGTCAATGGCTACAAGTGATGTGCTGATCTGCGGCGCAGCCTCAGGATAGGAGGCGGCAAGCAGCGCCTTCAGCCCGCCTGCGGTCAGCGGTGCTTCGGGTACCTGATATTTCAGGGTTGATGCGCTGAACAGCTCGGCCAGGCCGGCGAACAGGCGGATGGTAATCTGCATTGTTCATTTCACCTCAGGGTTCTAATAATGATTCCAATATACCATATTGCCCCTGAAAATGTTATGCTAGGGCTACATAAGATTACATGCCTGCCGCTTCTGCCGGAACGGCTTTATAGAAGGAAGGGAACTAGTGCTCATGGAGTCTGCACCGCAAAGACTGACGATACTGCATACCAATGATATACATAGCCACTTTGAGACCATGAGTCCCATTGCTGCCGGAATTGCCGGTCTCAGGGCTGCAGCAGGCGAGGAAGCAGTGCTGCTGGTGGATATCGGTGACCATATGGACCGGGCCGCCGTGGAGACAGAAGGGACAATGGGCCAGGCGAATATAGACATCCTCAATCTGACCGGATATGATGCTGTGACCATCGGTAATAACGAGGGTCTGACTTTTTCGCCGGAAACGCTGGCCGCCATATTCTCTGGACTGCAGTGCCCCGTAGTATGCTGTAATTTTCTTGATGCCGCCACCGGAGAGCCTCCGCATTGGATGAAACGACATGCCATTGTGGAGAAGAACGGCATCAGAATCGGCATAACCGGGGCTACTGCTGCGTTCACTTCCTTCTATGCCCTGCTGGGATGGGAGGTCAGGGACCCCGAGGAAGCGCTGCGTGAGCAGTGCCGTCTGCTGGCACAGCAGGCCGATATCGTCATTGTTCTTTCCCACCTGGGCCTGCCTGCGGATAAGCGGCTTGCCGGGGTGCTGGAGGGCGTGCATGCCATCCTCGGAGGCCACACCCATCATCTGCTGGAACAGCCGCTACTGATTAACGGGACCGCAGTCTGCGGGGCCGGCAAGTTCGGACGTTACCTGGGCCGGCTGCAGTTTGAGCGTTCTGAAGCCGGAGCACCGTTCAGGCTGCTCAGCGGCGGCTGTGTGGAGCTGGATCAGCAGCTTGCCGATGCCATGATAGCTCCGGCGGCTGCAATGCATCTGCAGCAGGGGCATGAGGCACTGGAGGAAACTGTAGCGATTACCGGGCGGGAGCTCCCGGTGGATTGGCTTGGCGAATCACCCTTCGGCAACCTGCTGGCCCAGGCGGTACGCCGGTTTACAGGCACCCGGCTGTCGCTGGTTAATACAGGCCAGCTGCTCGGACCGCTTCCGGAAGGCAATATAACGGCAGGCATGCTGCATGCGCTTTGCCCGTCGCCGATCAACCCGTGCATTATAAAGCTTACGGGCAGAGACATCCGGACAGCCCTTGTGCAGAGCCTGACAGAGGAGTTCTGCATGAAGCCTATTTTCGGTTACGGCTTCAGGGGGAAGGTGCTAGGCAGCCTGGCTGTCGACGGATTAAAAATCTTGTACGATCCTGCAGTGATGCCGTATGATAACAGTGTTGCAGTTTTTGTCGAAGGGAAGCCGCTGGAGGACGAAACAGAATATGAGGTCGGTACCCTGGATATGTTCACTTTCCGTTCCGGCTATGAGAGTATTGCCAGCGGGCGCGATCCGGTGTATCTTGTGCCCCACTTTCTGCGCGATCTGCTGCGGATGGAGCTGCAGCGTCCGGGAAGTCTGGAAGAAAGCTCCGTCATACGCTGGGTAAACACAGCGACTTAATAGCTTTACCTACATAGATACACAGCAGGACAGGCAGTAGCTTTGAAGCAGGGTTTTATTTTTCAAGATCAGGAGGAAGCTATGGATACAATTACAGCAATAATTCTTGCTATAGTAGAAGGAATTACCGAATTTATTCCGGTATCTTCTACCGGGCATATGATCCTTACCACCAAGCTGCTTGGCTTTGATGAGCAGTCGCCGATTATGAAGACGTATGAAATCGTGATTCAGCTCGGCGCCATTCTGGCCATTGCGCTGGTCTACCGCAAGCGGGTGCTGGATCTGCTCGGCATCGGACGGAGCAACCGGGTCAGAGGCGGCGTCATGCCGGCCTCCAGGCTTAATCTGATCCACGTGATTCTCGGAATAGCTCCGGCGCTGGCTGTGGCTTTTTTTGCCCGGGACTTTATTAAAGGCCTGTTTGGAGCGACTACAGTGCTCTGGGCGCTCGTTGCCGGCGGGATTCTGATGATTGTGGCGGAATGGTGGAACAAGCGCAAATCGCGTGTCACGGCGCATGAGCTGGATGATTTGTCCTACGGACAGGCGCTGGCCATCGGTCTTTATCAGATTATTTCGGTGCTCTGGCCGGGATTCTCCCGTTCGGGATCAACGATTTCAGGCGGTATGCTGAGCGGGGTAAGCTACAAGGCGTCTGCCGACTTTTCCTTCCTCATTGCCATACCGATTATGTGCGCCGCATCCGGTTATGAGCTGCTGGATTCTTACAAATATTTCACGAAGGATACCATTTGGGATTTCGCGATCGGCTTTGTGATTGCTTTTGTGGTCGCTTATGTGGTGGTGGTATTGTTCATGAAGCTGATCCAGAAGATCAGACCGACGCATTTTGCCATTTACCGCTTTATACTGGCAGCTGTTTTCTGGCTGTTTATTATGCGTTAATCCGGGTTCGTGAAGATAACGGTATAGACACAGGGTGCAATTGTAGCTTTAGAAACATAAACAGTAATTTACCGTTAAAGGCAGGAGTGAGCCAAAGGTGCGTTTAGTATCCGTGAATCGGCTTCAGGCGGGGATGAAGCTCGGCAAAAAGATTTATAATGATGAAGGACTGGTTCTGCTCGCTGACGGGATAGAACTAACGGATGCGTTAATTAAGCGGCTGGCTAAGATCGACATCGGCTATGTTTATATAAAAGACGCTGACACAGATGATGTCGTAATTACCACAATGCTGCATGATGAAACGCGCAACCAGGCGCTCAAAGTAATCCGCAACCAGTTCCAGGAGATGTCCACCACATCAAGCATTACCAAAGGCTTTTATCATCTGGACAAAAAGTTCTCCAAGGTCATGGATTCCATACTGGATGATATGATCTCCCAGGAAGATCCGATGATTATGCTGGCCGATATGCACACGGCAGATAATTACCTGTATGTTCACTCGCTTAACGTATGTCTCTATACACTGGTGCTTGGCATTGCTCATGGTTACAGCAGGGAAGAGCTGCGGGTGATTGGTCTCGGCTCGCTGCTGCATGACATTGGCAAAACCCAGATTCCGGTCAAAATCGTCCAGAAGCCCGGGATGCTGAGCGACGAGGAATTCCGCCATATGCAGGCCCATACGGAAATCGGCTACCGGATTCTCAAGGATGAGCCGAACATCCCGCTGCTGGCTGCACACTGCGCACTGCAGCATCATGAGCGTATTGACGGCTCGGGCTATCCGCGCGGGCTGACCGGTCCGCAGATTCATGAATATGCCAAATGGCTGGGTGTCGCTGATTCTTATGATGCAATGACCTCTAACCGGATCTACAAAAAGGCGATGCTGCCCCATCAGGCGGTTGAAGCGCTGTATGTCGGCTCCGGTACATTATATGAGCAGAAGCAGCTGGAGCTGTTCCGGGACCGCGTGGCGATCTATCCGCTCGGACTGACAGTCAAGCTGAGTACAGGTGAAAGCGGCGTTGTGGTCAAGATTGATCCCAGCATCCCGCACAGGCCCGTAGTACGGGTGTTTACAGGTCAGGACGGGGAAAAGGTTACGCCGTATGAGCTTGATCTGGGTACGGCGCTATCCGTAGTCATTTCCGATGTCACGGACAATGACGGGCAATCCGGGCCTGATTGAAGGACCGAAATGGCAGCAGGAGGCTTCGCATGAAGCGCCCTGCCTCTTAGCAGCGAGGAGCGAATAACGGGCAGCCGCAGCATTGCGGCCTGATCATGCCTGCTATCGTCCCGCTGTTTTTCGTTAGCAGCGGTTTTAGGGGTGACCCGGCTTCCGGAGTTTCAGAGTGTGCAGGTTTTTAGCCGGGCGTGGTATGATAAAGGGTAAGTTGCCTATCTTTTTCATTTATTTGGGTTAATAATAAGGAATACGCATTAAAGGAGCAAGCAAAAATGAATATATTAGAACCTTCATCAAGAACAATAAGGGAACTGTCGCCAAGCTATGATCCGTGGGATCCGATTACCTCACTGCGCCAGCATGGACGGCATGTATTGACCAGTGTGGAGATGACGGTTACCAATCTGTGCAATATGCGCTGTGAGCACTGTGCGGTCGGCGATAGCCTGACTATGAAGGAAGGGGACATGCTGCCGCTTTCGAACATGCTGAAACGTCTGGACGAAGTGGAGCATCTGCAGACCATCAGTATTACCGGAGGGGAGCCGATGTTTCGGGCTTCTACGGTAGATAATATGATTGTGCCGCTGCTGAAGTACGCGCATGAACGGGGTATCCGTTCACAGATCAATTCCAATTTGACCATGCCGTATGCCCGGTACGAGAAGCTGCTGCCTTACCTGGACGTTATGCATATCTCGTTCAACTATGTGAACGGCGATGACTTCCATGAGGTAGGCTTTGCGAACAGCGGGCATCCTGTCGCCAGGGAAGCGGCATACCGGCTGTATGAGACGATGATTGATAATTCGCGCCGGCTCAGTGAGGACGGGATGCTGATCTCGGCAGAATCCATGATCAATTACCGGACTCATAATAAGCTGCCGCAAATTCATAAGCTGATTGGTGACATGGGAGCGAAACGGCATGAGGTACATCCGATGTACGCGTCGAGCTTTGCCGCTTCATTGCCGGTATTATCGCTGAAGGAGATGAGCGATGCGATTCATTCCCTGCTGGATGCCCGTGATCCGGAGATGTGGATGCTGTTCGGCACGCTTCCGTTTTTTGCCTGCAGCTCGCTTGAAGAGGATCAGAAGCTGCTGCGCAGACTGCGGACAGAAAAGAATGTGACACTGCGCAATGATCCTGACGGACGGAACAGGGTAAATGTGAACATGTTTACCGGCGATGTGTTTGTAACGGATTTTGCCGATATTTCGGCATTTGGCAACATTGGTACAAGCAGGCTGGATGATATCTTCGCCGACTGGCAGAACAGTCATCCGCTGAACCAGAAGGTGAACTGCTTCTGTGACGCTGCAGGCTGCTGCGGACCCAATCTGCTGGTTGCAGATATGTACTATCCAAAGGTCGATTTCAAATCCAGAAAGGCGATCACTCTGTAGAATCGAGGCGTTGTTATTGTGCATACGGAATTTGATATAGGAAGCTTACTGCTTAATCTGTTGATTGTTCTGGTGCTTGTCTTGTTAAACGGTATCTTTGTTGCAGCAGAATTCTCGCTGGTAAAGGTCAGACAATCCCGTCTGACCCAGCTGGTGAGTGAAGGGAATAAAATGGCCGGATATGCGCTGAAGGTTAACAAGAAGCTCGATGCATACCTGTCCGCCACCCAGTTCGGAATTACGCTGGCCTCACTCGGACTCGGCTGGATCGGGGAGCCGGCGATTTCGGAGCTGCTGGTTGAGCCGCTGATGTTTCAGCTCGGGGTTACCGACCATACATTAATCTCTACGGTGTCCGTGGTCATCGGATTTTCCATTATTACTTTTTTACATATTGTACTTGGGGAGCTTGCCCCGAAATCCCTGGCTATTCAAAAAACGGAAGGCTCTGCGCTGCTGCTGTCGGCACCGCTGATGTTCTTTTACAATCTGTTCCTTCCGTTCATCTGGATTCTGAATGCCTCGGCAAATGCGCTTCTGAGACTGGTTGGCGTAGAGCCGGCCAGTGAAGCCGAAGCTGCCCACTCAGAGGAAGAAATCCGCATTCTGATGAACCAGAGTGCGAAAAGCGGGGTCATTGATCAGGATGAGATGAAGCTGATGGATAATATTTTTGAATTCTCGGATTTGCTGGCCCGTGAGGTCATGCTGCCGCGCACCGATATGGATGTGCTATACAGCAATCTTTCGGTGGAAGAGAATATGCGGATTATTACGGACACCAAGCATTCCCGGTATCCTGTAGCCAATGAGGATAAAGACCGGATTATCGGCTTTGTTCACATTACCGACCTGCTGTTCGCTCCGCTGGATCAGCAGAATGATCTGGCATCGCTGGTACGCCCGATCCTGAATGTTCCGGAATCGATGGAGATCAGCCATGCGCTGCGGCTGATGCAGAAGAACAAAGCCCAGCTGACGCTGGTGGTCGATGAATACGGCGGAACGGCCGGTCTGCTGACTGCCGAGGATATTCTTGAAGAAATCGTCGGCGATCTGCATGACGAGTTCGAGAATGAGCGCCCGGATGTTGAGCAGAGCGGGGAATATATCTCGGTCGACGGGCGGATGCTCATTGAGGATGTCAATGACCTGACCGGAGTCATCATTGAAGATGAAGAGGTTGATTCCATTGGTGGCTGGCTGTTCAAGGAGCTGGAGGGAAACCCGTCGAAAGGTAAAAGCATTGTTGTTGGCGATGTGAGCTTTGAGGTGGAGGAGTCGACCCGCCTGCGTATTACAAGAATCAACATCCACCGGAAGAATCCGCCGGAGTCGGAAGAGACAGACGGCGCTGGTGAGGAGGACAAGGAATAGCGAAGCCTCGGGATGAAGCTGGAGCCCATGGAATAAACCGTACTGCTGCACTCAGGTCTTTGACCAGATGCGGCGGTGCGGTTTATTTTGCGTATGCGTTCTGATTGAGTGGTGTAGCATCATAAAATAGCTACGGAGATAATAGCAGGAATAAGCTATCAGCCAATGAGGAGGGGAACACTATTGAACTCCCAGGAGCGTGTATGGGCCACTTACCGCGGACCGTTTGATCCTTGCCCGCCGGTGCCGTTCAAAACGTACGTTGTGCCGCCGAACCAGTATATTAACTTCCAGCCGCCGGGCCTGCCGCAGTATCCGCTGCCGGAAGCCCTGAGGGCAGGGACATTATGGCCCGCCTTCTACAGTCCTTACGAATCCAAAGCCGGAAAAGGGAAAGGGGGCATCTAGGCCGATGGAGCAGCCAAATGCATGTGAGCCGCGTTATTATGAAATGCTGGAGCAGCTGCAGGTGCTCGATTTTGCACTGGTCGAGCTGAATCTGTATCTGAATACCCATCCGGAGGATTTAAAGGCAATTGAGCAGTTTAATCAGCTGACCCAGGAGCGGACCCGGCTGGCCAATCAGTTTCAGGAGCTGTACGGGCCGCTGCAGAACTTCGGGCGGGCGTATTCCAAATGTCCGTGGGAATGGAACCAGAGCCCATGGCCTTGGCAAGTGTAGCGTCAATACAACGATTAGGAGGGAGGCTCCCGGATGTGGATTTATGAAAAGAAGCTGCAGTACCCGGTCCGTGTCAGTAAGTGCGATGTAAGGATGGCACGTTACTTGATGGAGCAGTACGGAGGCGCTGACGGGGAACTGGCTGCAGCGCTGCGATACATGAATCAGAGGTATTCGATTCCGGATAAGGTAATCGGTGTGCTTAACGATATTTCGACAGAGGAATTTGCCCACCTCGAAATGATCGCCACGATGATCTACAAGCTGACCAAGGATGCATCTGTGCAGGAGCTGGAAGCGGCCGGTTTAGGGCCGAACTATGCACAGCGTGATCATGCCCTGTTCTACCAGAACTCGGCCGGAGTTCCATGGACTGCCAGCTATATCCAGGCGAAGGGAGATCCAATCGCTGACCTGTATGAAGACATTGCTGCCGAGGAAAAGGCCCGGGCTACATACCAGTGGCTGATTGACATGACGGATGATGTAGACCTGCAGGACAGCCTGAAATTCCTGCGTGAGCGGGAAATTATTCATGCGATCCGGTTTAGGGAATCCGTGCAGATCCTGATGGAGGAGAAGGACAAGAAAAGAATTTTCTGATTAGGGTAACGCCTGCTGCACCGGCATCTTAATGCCGGTGTATTTGGCGCGTACAGCTCTGGTATGATAACCTTGTTCCATATCGGGACAGACGGGAGCTGGAGAAATATGGTGTTGGTGCGGGAACGCTGGCGCGGATTCATCCGGGCCTGGCAGGATTACCCGTTCACGGAGGGAAAGCTGATCGGCGGCCGTTATGAAATACAGCATCTGCTTGGAGAGGGAAGCTACGGGCTTACCTATTGCTGCCGTGATACAGCAGACGGGGAGCTCTATGCGCTGAAGCAGTCCAGGCCAAGTAAGAAGGCGGCGGGCCGGATCCTGCTTGAGAAGGAGTACAGCATCCTGCAGTCCATGGATCATCCGAAGATCCCCGCCTGCCGGGATTATCTGGAGTTTAAGGGCTCAAACTGGCTGATCAGTGATTATATAACGGGAAAAACACTGGAGGATCTTATATTTGATGACAAGATCATCTACGGGGAACGGGAATGTCTGGCTGTTATTTTAAAGCTGGCGGAGCTGGTCAGGCATGTTCATTCGCGCGGGTATGTCCATCTGGATCTGCGGATTCCTAATGTTATTCTGCGGGAGGATGACTTGTATCTGATTGATTTTGGCCTGGCCAGAGTAATTGAAGAGCCGGACGAGGCAAGTGTGCAGAGAGCCATT contains these protein-coding regions:
- a CDS encoding hemolysin family protein encodes the protein MHTEFDIGSLLLNLLIVLVLVLLNGIFVAAEFSLVKVRQSRLTQLVSEGNKMAGYALKVNKKLDAYLSATQFGITLASLGLGWIGEPAISELLVEPLMFQLGVTDHTLISTVSVVIGFSIITFLHIVLGELAPKSLAIQKTEGSALLLSAPLMFFYNLFLPFIWILNASANALLRLVGVEPASEAEAAHSEEEIRILMNQSAKSGVIDQDEMKLMDNIFEFSDLLAREVMLPRTDMDVLYSNLSVEENMRIITDTKHSRYPVANEDKDRIIGFVHITDLLFAPLDQQNDLASLVRPILNVPESMEISHALRLMQKNKAQLTLVVDEYGGTAGLLTAEDILEEIVGDLHDEFENERPDVEQSGEYISVDGRMLIEDVNDLTGVIIEDEEVDSIGGWLFKELEGNPSKGKSIVVGDVSFEVEESTRLRITRINIHRKNPPESEETDGAGEEDKE
- a CDS encoding manganese catalase family protein: MWIYEKKLQYPVRVSKCDVRMARYLMEQYGGADGELAAALRYMNQRYSIPDKVIGVLNDISTEEFAHLEMIATMIYKLTKDASVQELEAAGLGPNYAQRDHALFYQNSAGVPWTASYIQAKGDPIADLYEDIAAEEKARATYQWLIDMTDDVDLQDSLKFLREREIIHAIRFRESVQILMEEKDKKRIF
- a CDS encoding undecaprenyl-diphosphate phosphatase; this translates as MDTITAIILAIVEGITEFIPVSSTGHMILTTKLLGFDEQSPIMKTYEIVIQLGAILAIALVYRKRVLDLLGIGRSNRVRGGVMPASRLNLIHVILGIAPALAVAFFARDFIKGLFGATTVLWALVAGGILMIVAEWWNKRKSRVTAHELDDLSYGQALAIGLYQIISVLWPGFSRSGSTISGGMLSGVSYKASADFSFLIAIPIMCAASGYELLDSYKYFTKDTIWDFAIGFVIAFVVAYVVVVLFMKLIQKIRPTHFAIYRFILAAVFWLFIMR
- a CDS encoding HD-GYP domain-containing protein translates to MRLVSVNRLQAGMKLGKKIYNDEGLVLLADGIELTDALIKRLAKIDIGYVYIKDADTDDVVITTMLHDETRNQALKVIRNQFQEMSTTSSITKGFYHLDKKFSKVMDSILDDMISQEDPMIMLADMHTADNYLYVHSLNVCLYTLVLGIAHGYSREELRVIGLGSLLHDIGKTQIPVKIVQKPGMLSDEEFRHMQAHTEIGYRILKDEPNIPLLAAHCALQHHERIDGSGYPRGLTGPQIHEYAKWLGVADSYDAMTSNRIYKKAMLPHQAVEALYVGSGTLYEQKQLELFRDRVAIYPLGLTVKLSTGESGVVVKIDPSIPHRPVVRVFTGQDGEKVTPYELDLGTALSVVISDVTDNDGQSGPD
- a CDS encoding spore coat associated protein CotJA — its product is MNSQERVWATYRGPFDPCPPVPFKTYVVPPNQYINFQPPGLPQYPLPEALRAGTLWPAFYSPYESKAGKGKGGI
- a CDS encoding spore coat protein CotJB — its product is MEQPNACEPRYYEMLEQLQVLDFALVELNLYLNTHPEDLKAIEQFNQLTQERTRLANQFQELYGPLQNFGRAYSKCPWEWNQSPWPWQV
- the yfkAB gene encoding radical SAM/CxCxxxxC motif protein YfkAB; amino-acid sequence: MNILEPSSRTIRELSPSYDPWDPITSLRQHGRHVLTSVEMTVTNLCNMRCEHCAVGDSLTMKEGDMLPLSNMLKRLDEVEHLQTISITGGEPMFRASTVDNMIVPLLKYAHERGIRSQINSNLTMPYARYEKLLPYLDVMHISFNYVNGDDFHEVGFANSGHPVAREAAYRLYETMIDNSRRLSEDGMLISAESMINYRTHNKLPQIHKLIGDMGAKRHEVHPMYASSFAASLPVLSLKEMSDAIHSLLDARDPEMWMLFGTLPFFACSSLEEDQKLLRRLRTEKNVTLRNDPDGRNRVNVNMFTGDVFVTDFADISAFGNIGTSRLDDIFADWQNSHPLNQKVNCFCDAAGCCGPNLLVADMYYPKVDFKSRKAITL